The following coding sequences lie in one Capsicum annuum cultivar UCD-10X-F1 chromosome 5, UCD10Xv1.1, whole genome shotgun sequence genomic window:
- the LOC107853732 gene encoding uncharacterized protein LOC107853732 — translation MVKPLVILWYMSKKKPNDSKEEALKSNKWKEKELVLNEEVDIEEGDPNLVENNKVTSNPMPTMMVFPLFPQGLKKNETMRNSEFMAKLSNLSINIPLLATIQYIPWYAKFMKKLMSKTRVVDSDTIEVNHGCRATMASAIVEKKEDSGAFTIPCTIRAHKFEKTLYDLGVSINLIPFTIYKRIILGTLTPMSMSLFIVDRSFKKPVGVVFNVLVKVIKFILPEEFMVLDSEIDHEVPIILCRPFLSPVRAIVELELADKV, via the coding sequence ATGGTAAAACCCTTGGTGATCTTGTGGTACATGTCAAAAAAAAAGCCCAATGATTCAAAGGAAGAGGCTCTGAAGTCtaataaatggaaagaaaaagaGCTGGTGTTAAATGAAGAAGTTGATATAGAAGAGGGTGATCCAAAtttagttgaaaataataaagtgactAGTAATCCAATGCCTACCATGATGGTTTTCCCTCTATTCCCTCAAGGTCTCAAAAAGAATGAAACAATGCGAAATTCAGAATTCATGGCTAAGCTTAGCAACCTCTCCATTAATATCCCATTGCTTGCGACTATCCAATATATCCCAtggtatgctaagtttatgaaaaagttgatgtccaaGACGAGGGTTGTTGATAGTGATACAATTGAAGTTAATCATGGGTGTAGAGCTACCATGGCTAGTGCAATAGTAGAAAAGAAGGAAGATTCGGGAGCATTTACAATTCCATGCACCATCAGGGCACATAAGTTTGAAAAAACTTTATATGACCTTGGTGTAAGTATAAATCTCATACCCTTCACAATATATAAGAGGATTATATTGGGCACTCTTACTCCAATGTCAATGAGTCTTTTTATTGTAGACCGTTCGTTCAAGAAACCGGTTGGTGTTGTTTTTAATGTTTTGGTGAAAGTTATTAAATTCATCCTTCCGGAAGAATTTATGGTgctagatagtgaaatagatcaTGAGGTTCCTATCATTCTTTGTAGACCTTTTCTTTCCCCCGTTAGAGCCATTGTTGAATTGGAGCTTGCGGATAAAGTTTAG